Proteins found in one Anopheles aquasalis chromosome 3, idAnoAquaMG_Q_19, whole genome shotgun sequence genomic segment:
- the LOC126578210 gene encoding calcium-binding protein E63-1 isoform X6 — protein MSQNFINLSEIRDLRTAFDLLDRDQDGHVTPEELQFMLRNLGIHVRDELIDDLLREASRTGSGLIDETEFLQWVARIQALKDDSNTSSSSSSSNNPAQSADDDLTQDLVAAFRVFDRDGNGYITRDELKSAMDMIGENVTEYQLNEMLELADADKDGRINYEDFQNFFLNNIDTLVQPVKK, from the exons atgaGCCAAAACTTCATTAACCTATCGGAGATCCGAG ACCTGCGGACGGCATTCGATCTGCTCGATCGCGACCAGGATGGGCACGTGACGCCCGAGGAGCTGCAGTTTATGCTGCGGAACCTCGGCATCCACGTGCGGGACGAGCTGATCGATGACCTGCTCCGGGAAGCCAGCCGAACAG GCAGCGGTTTGATAGATGAAACAGAGTTCCTTCAGTGGGTGGCGAGAATACAGGCCCTAAAAGAcgacagcaacaccagcagcagcagtagcagtagcaataATCCCGCCCAGTCCGCCGATGACGACCTCACGCAGGATCTGGTGGCAGCATTTCG GGTATTTGATCGTGATGGCAATGGGTACATAACGCGAGACGAGCTCAAATCAGCGATGGACATGATCGGCGAGAATGTGACCGAGTACCAGCTGAACGAGATGCTGGAGCTGGCCGACGCCGACAAGGATGGTCGAATCAATTACGAAG aCTTCCAGAACTTTTTCCTTAACAATATCGATACACTGGTGCAACCGGTTAAGAAATGA